Below is a window of Pogona vitticeps strain Pit_001003342236 chromosome 9, PviZW2.1, whole genome shotgun sequence DNA.
TTGCGGATCAGGTCTGGCGAGAGGCAGCAGGCGTGGGTGGGCATCGCCTCCATCCCGTAGAGGGGCCGCGTGTGCTGCTTCCAGGTCTCCTTGAGGACCGACAGGTAGTCTTTGCCCCTTGTGCCCCCCTCGCCCGTCTCACGAGGGCCGAGGCTGGCCACTGGCGAGAAAAGGCCCGCCTTGCGGAAGTCGCAGTCCAGCTGCAGGAAGGGGACGTACATGCCGAACCTGcgaggaaggggagagaaagcagCTCTGAAGTCCCTCTGCTGAGCTGCGCAGAGCCCTCCACGGGCAAAGGATGAAACGGTCAGCCCTGGGCCAAAGAAACAGCACAAAGGAGACACCAgacaaggagggagggaaagagaggcaggggtgaaaggagaagaaaacacgGTCGCaggaggataatttttttttatgccAAGCAGGACCCATCCTCCTGTCTATTTTATTCCCAATGGGAGTCTTTTATTTTTTGTGACTTTCGTCTCACTTCAGAACCTGCGAAAAAGGCAGAAATGTGACCACAACTCTCGGGTACTCACGGATAACACAAAAACAGGAGGTTGAGCAGCGAATACGTCCTGAAGAGGTGGATGGATCTGCTGAGACTCCAAACCACCCCGGTCAGGACAGCAAAACTCGTCAGCACCAGGAGAATAGAGCGTGGGAGGGAGACCTGGCCAGTATGAGAAGCCTGGAAGGACAGAGAAGAAGAGCAAGATAGACATCAGACGCCTAATATGCAAAATCAATTAATTGGTCAGTCAATTAATCACTCAGTGCTACCTCAGAATCCCAGCTACTTGACTGACTTTCAAAGGCGGGGGATTGCATTCCATAAACAAGATCTTACTCATTTCCAACACAttcagaaaggtgtgtgtgtcttAACCTAAACTCAatggcctcacaggccccttccgactcagtCATCCCACAATTCTTCTATGCTCTAGGAATTCTTGGAGTTCAAGGCCTCTCCGTCCCCATCAAGGTCATCGAGAGAAGCTGCACTGCTTTGGTGTCGGGCTAGAACTAAGGGAAGCCGCCACCCACCACTCTTCTCATTCCACCTTCCCAGGGCAGGCTGGAAAAGAAGGACGGCTAAAGACACAGGTCCTGCCTTCCAGACCCGGCCCCCCATCTCCTACAGGTCACCGGCAGGAGCCCCCACTTGCTTGTACGAAGGAAATATTGGACACATCTTACTGGGACGTTCACCTACGAAAGCCCCAGTGTAACAAGCAGGAGctgaaaaacccccaacaacaacCCAACCCAACCCGCCACCTCGGATCTTTACCTCCTTCACCTCCTTCACAATGGCCCCGATCAATCTCCTTGCCAAGACAGCGGTGGTCACTGCTAGGACGTTGCAGTCAATGAGATGAAAATTCtgcaggaaggaaaaacaaagaagccaACAGAAGGTTTTGTTAACTTATGAACAGAGGTGTTTGAAGCAAGGAGAACATGccggaaaaaaaacctgaatggtTTTCCTACTGAGAAATGTTTCTTTGACCATCTGGGAGCTACTTCATAGACTTTGATGTGAAGTAGGATCAAAGAATAAATCAAGGATACAGGACAaatgttctgtgactgtggagaaattcaatcaatgcagcatttatgtgcatgcaatttatgccccacgacgtgtacaaaagaaaatctagcaaaGGGCTGAGAGTTGCTGGAAGTAGGCAGTTTTGGGTCAAAAATTAGTCTAATTGTCTTAGCATTTTACCTTTTTCTAATTTGACCTCTATTTCGTATGTGTCTATAATTTCAAGAAGAGATTGATAaatgtgtggaaaaaaaatccagaagaggACCAAACCACCCCACCTGTCAGTGACAGGCAATGAATTCACTCTGCAAGGCTGATTCTCTAAGCTGTACCTGACATGGGTCTCTTGTGCGCTCTACTCCCTCTCTGGATTAGaccgcctttctctttaaaaaggacccaagggggcttacatccttgaaaaggcaatatttgaaagctaaaagcagtgggtatacaaatattaaaaaaaatattatactgAATGTGCAAACAAAAggaatactaaaacacatttaaagccagAGACCACCCAAGCACCCACGGTGCTGCTCTCTGGCAAAAAAAGGGCAGCGTTCCCTAAAGGTACCCACCAGTGAAGTGTGGGAGGGCGGGTGGGAAGGCGGGTACCACCAGACCGTTTTGTAGATGTTGATGTAGTGGACGAAGAGCGCAATGAGGTGGCAGAAGAAGAGCTGGAGTTCGAATAAGATGCTTCGCTCGACAGGAAGCTCCGGGATCTTGCAGTGCTGGAGGGGAACCACCGTCTGGGTGGCTAAGGGAGGGCTGGAGAGACCCGTCCCTGAACCGCTCCTGCAGACGggagtgtgttggggggggggaagagagagagaaaagaaacgaGAGTCCATGAGGGCGGAACACAAGCCTTCAGGCACATCAATCTCGGAAACAGACGTCCAATGGGATCAcaggaatgccccccccccatttgtaaAAGGGTTAGAACAGTCAGAGACCTGGATGTCAGATGCATCCTTTACAAAGCGTAAGGCTATACTCGTGGGCAACAGGGGAGCAGTGAGGGCGCTTTTGGGCAGCTGAGACTCTGGCAAATATAGGATCTCAGTAACCCCCAACGTGGCGCAGAATAAGTGGCTCCGTACTCCTGTCCATATACTGTAGATGAGGAGAGGGGATGAGGGGCCGTGGCTTACCCTTCGCCCCCGAGATCACCTAGCACAGCCTTTCCCATGCTAGTACCCTCCAAAGAGGTTGGACTACCCTCCCCATCATTCCCCATCAGCAGTGGCATCTGGATTGGAAAAAGATTGTCACTGGAGCAGTATTTGAACCAGGAACCACCCAGCTGCTGAGCTGTAGGACAGAAATTTCTGTCTGATAAAAACACAGGTGGTACATGCCATTAAAGGACAATAAAACCAACCTTGGTTGATGGAGAACAGGGAGAGGGAACCTCTAGAATCCAATTTTGGGGACCCAGGATCCACCACAGCTGCACCAGATCCCCCAACTCCACTTCCCAGGTGCAGTTGGAAGTCTAGTTCAACTTTCAGAGAACCTTTTTTTTAGAGGGTGTAACAGGCTACACCCTACTGTAATGGAGAACAGCCACTCCTGGAGGCTTCAAGGTATAGCCATGGCAATTTTCCTGCTAGATTCCTCCCCCCAGCTTGGAAAGAATGCACAAAAATGGCTTTTGGGCTCTACACCACCTGCAGAACttccaccctttaaaaaaaaaaaatcaaaatactttAGAGCGGTCAGGAGCCTTAACGACTCAGGACGTCCCGAGAACTCACGCCTACCGGGTACGCGAGCGCACGCCTGTGACGGAGGTGCTGGTAGAGTGGCCGGCGCCCCCCGCGGCCCCCGCCTCACAAAGAGGATTGCGGCAATAGGAGGTCCGGTTCGGTCCCCTCCTTCCCCCGGCCATAACCACCGACGAGCAGGAGCGAAGCAGGTCTCCCTCCTCAAAGGAATCGAagaactgaaagagaaaagagCTTGGTGAGCACAGCTTGGCTGGCCTCCGACTCCGGCCGTCCAGGACAAGGATCCgatgccggccggccggccagccagccgtgGGTCCCGCGCAAGTCGGGATCGGTAACGACCATCTCATTGCCTCCTGGGTGGGGACTAAACGAACGGAGGCAGCTCTGGGCAGAATGGGGGGCAACGGAAAGGAGAGGGTGGCGGACTAGACCCCGGaggacctgggttcgaatctccccTTGGCCacggtgggggggggcagtggtgaTGCCACCCCAAAGCTCTGGAAACCTTATGAGGTGGCTTCCCAAGCAGGAGGGGGAGCTTCCCGGGGATCCCAGCCTTTTtttgggtggtgggggtggtggctgTTTCCCAGGGGAGTTCGGGGCTTAGAGCAGGAAGGGGCTGCCCACAGGGGGGTGGGGGTTTGTGGGGCAGGGACCACCTCCGGGGTCCTCCTGACACCCCTGCAGAGTTAACGGGGGGGGAGGGTGAATCAAAAAGGCAAAGGGGGGGGTAGAGAGCGCGAGAGAGGGGGAGATGTTGGGGGGCGCTAGGGGAAAAGGCAAAGGTCACCGGTGGGGAGGGGGAACGGGGTGAAAGGTCAAGGGAAGGGGGGCTGTCTTGGCAGGAGGACAAACCCCTTCGAGGATAAGCCCCGAAGCGTCAGTCGCGTTACTTGcccttggactacagttcccagaatccccctccccgctggggattctgggaggtgtagtacAACTGAAAGGAAGGGGGCCGTCGGGGGGGAATAATTTaattcgccgccgccgccaggcctcttctctccccctccttcccttcccttcctcacccATCGCCGGGACGAGGCGGCAgaaggagcggcggcggcggcggcgacagcGGTGGCGACCGAAGCCGCGGGGAACAAGATGGCGGGCAGGCCAGGCCAGGAGGCGACGGCGGCCGGCGAGGGACAAAAGAGCGCGCCGCAGCGCCCGGGCCGGCAAATCACGCGGCGCCGGCGCCCAGGAGCCAATCAGAGCGCCCCCGCGCGGAGGCGTTCCGGTTGTTTTCAAGAGGAAGACTACAATCCCCAGCAGCCCCCGCGGCCTGTGGGTGGGGCGAGAATCCTCAAAGATCTCTAAAAGGGATCTCCAGTAATTTGAGAAGCCAAAGCCAGAAAGACTTGCTTCCCTTTGTCCTCTGGCCCAAAATGCACTCGTGCTtgctgcaatctctctctctctctcaatacatatatttattttaaaaatttttagccagaccattaccagtggcttctgggtggcgtacaacaatattaaaacttaaaaacattaaaaagactctataaaatatcctatattaaaacaaatcttaaaacattaatataagtcctgctgctcatgtggtcAGTTAGAGAATACTGTAGGTCTCTAGCCTGTTTCCCGGAAAGTAAGCCCTagcaggatttttcaggatgcttgcaatataagccctaccccccaaataagcccctgttaaatgaaacctcgccctccaaccttgtgcagcaaccagaagatgatgacatgccTGTCTTTGAATATagattgttttaatttaaaaaataaaataaaaacatcccctgaaaataagccctaacacatTTTTAGagacaaaaattaatataagaccctgtcttattttcagtgaaacaaagggggggggtctACCTACATGTCTTATGTCTttcatccctccttccctctctctgcatCCATTTATCTTCTATCTCACAaagagtatttatttaaaatatttttaccccacctttctccttaaaaggacccaaggcagcttacacggTTAAAAGGATAAGATTTAAAAGCAGcaagtacacaaatattttttttatttaaaaaaagaattaaagaagtattTCATTAAAAACGGTGGGCCAAAATCAAAACCCACTGGCAAAGCCAACAGAGCACAACTGTTTCACAATTGCTTTGCTCAGGTCGAGTCAATATCTGGCCCTCCCTTTTATTCAGGGGCATTTCCAGCATCTGGAAGTGTGCATTTTCTCAGGGAAGGGGCACAGCGAAGCACAGCGGCATAGCAACAGCTGGAGGGGTGGGAAACGGCAAAAGGCTCacctacagtgaccctttccTTTGCCACTTACAGCAGGAGAAAGACAGCCtataagtaaaacaaaataaatacaataaataatgttACTAAAGTTGTCCTGATGCTATTTTAacgtgatttaaaataaaacctctCTCTGCCTACCGCCGAGAGAATTTGTTAACGTGTGTATAAAAGTTACagctaattaaaataaaactccTATTGAGTGGAGCAGTCTTCTTTGGCTCCGTGCTTAATGTCTGGAAGAGACTGGAACCCATGCTTTCCAATAAAAAACAACAGCTGCTCCTTTCCCAGATTATCTGGAGCTTCTCGTGACCAAAACTTTCAGACAACAGTTGATCGGACATTTAGGAGTCCAGCAGCAACCAAGCAGGATGTAAACAtttgctgtctcccccccccccaccttaaaAATAAACgtcttttcctttattctttcaaACAACCAGTTATGAGCAGAGAAGGTAGAAGGTGACAATATTTTCGGGGCTGAAAACCAGTCTTTTACTGTTTCTCAGATCTCCCAACACTACAAGGGTTATATCTTCTCATCAATACCAAAGCTGAATTGCGGAGCTGGACGACAAAAGTTCAGACGAAAGGCTCAAAATAATTAAATGATTACCACGAGattgtgctttatttaaaaaacagagtgCCTTTATTAAAACGTAGTCAAAGCTAGAGAACAGACTCAAACGGTATCCGGGTCCCATGCACTCTTTGCTTAAGTGACAAACCAAGCGAAGAGGCAGTTTCCAGAAACCAGTGTGATCAAACACGAAAAGGCCCAAGTAAACGTCTCCTTAGGCTATGACTCAACAGTACTTCATGGAAAACCTGAAAATCATTTCCACAATCGTATCTGACTGCCCGGTACATTACGAGAACCTTTGCCAGCAAAGGGCTTCAATTCAACAGGATGCTGATGAGAGCATCCGTCTTCCACCTTTCTTCCCTGAAGTCTTTGGCGGTGCTGAGAGGGCAAATCCCTTCCTCCCTGGGGTACTAGAAAACACATTTGCACCTCATGTTTTAGATCTTCATTTGTCAACACTACCAGTTTCAGCAAGAGTCCCCAGGactgttcaattaaaaaaaattttttttttaaatcccaactGCAGAACACAGGTATTACAAATTTTCCTGGACTACTTCTTGGTAACAGTACACATTATttaagagtgcctccaagccatCTCCTTGGATTTGAAGATTCCAcctaggggagaaaaaaagaaagctaatGATACCCAACACAGAATCAGCCATCATCTTGCAATCACCATATAACAATGGGTCTAAAACGGTGGCTTATGGATCGTGCCTTTAAGACCCACAGGTACAAACTTAGAGATCATGCTGCCTCTGATAACCGACCAAGACCTTCCCATCTGTGCTGCATTCCCGGCCTGCACACCCAGAATTCTTTCTCATTCTAAAAAGCCACCAGGCTTCAGaaaggagaatacagtggtgccttgcttagcaatctCTCTGttgagcaacgaaatcgcttagcgacggagtttttgcaatagcaaaagcgatcgctttgcgatggtccctatgggttttttttcgctttgcgatgatcgcagggaagcgatcatggcaaagtgacccttttttaacagctgatcggcggtttcaaaatggccgcccactgtgtttcctcactttagaggcaccgaaaatggccgcccctatggaggatcttcgcttaaaggttagtttttagcccataggaacgcattaagtgttttaatgcgtttttatgggctttttaatatcgcttagcgatgaaatcgcttagcaacggtttttccagaacggattaacgtcgctaagcgaggcaccactgtaaagtcaactgcagtcctgcagcaaagactctgctcacagtctgagttcaatcccaggctcaggtagtcagctcaaggttgactcagccgtaAAAAACAAGTTAGTTAAAAGCTACAggactattttgttttaattacacTACATTAAGTTATCCTTCTgatgccactagagggagatattccATTACTTATTAGCTAACTTGTGAACAAAAGGGGACCACGTGCCACCCTTCAGCAGCCATCTTGGCTCTTGCCAAAAGCGAAGGGAATTCCAGAGTTGCCCAGAGACTTCTTTCCAAGACTTTGGGAGAGGCGGCGGCGACGGCTGTACTGGATTCTCTCCCATGGAACAAGCTCCTCACCCCCAGGACTGCTGCAGAACCCATGGCTCTGGCAGCAACAGGAGCGTGCTCTGCAATGCAAATATGGTGGACCAGGTCCATACACATTTTTAACTTGCTGGGGTGGAGGGGGAGCAATGATTGCTGCCACAAGGAATCAGCCTTGACAAAAGCGCTTCACCCCCCCAACATGTAAACAAGGTGTGCGGGGAGTGTGCATCTTGTTTCTAAACTGGACAGGGGTTCCTAGAGCAggcttgatgttgggaaaaaaactttttttgtttgtttcaaagcaTTGCATGTATGTTGCCCAACGTCTCTGATCTCCAGCGGCACCGCTGAGACATTTCCCAGCCTTCCTAGTCCAAAATATTTCAGCAACTGTTTAGGGCTCTTCTAGTTTTATCTCCCAGACTGGCCATTACTGGTTCAGTGTCCATGAGGGGACCCACGTGGCGAACAGAAGGACCTGCGAGCAGCAGCGACTTCCCAGAATCATGCCTTCTGCCCGGCTTGTTGGATATTTCagccatttcattttctgttccttcagACAGTCTCCAGTTGTTATCTGCCTCCCAAATCTTTAGCAAAGATGACAATTATTATTACtgcattattgtttttaaaaagggggccGTGCAAGACGGTGGTTGCTGGCAACGCTTGCTGGCAACATCCGCATGAACCTACAGCTCCAAAGCAGACACTGTGGTAGGCCCTTCTGTGGGCTAGGAACAGGGGGATTAGGTGGACTCATGGTACGGATAggttccagctcccatcagccccaccagTGTGGCTAATGTCAaggggtgatgggaattgtagtccaagctATCTGCATGGCCATAGGCTTTCCAACCCGGCTGAAATTCTGTAATCACATGGGAAACTTTAGGTGATAACAACACAGTATTATATTTGTGGAAGTTTAGTTCTGTTGTATAAACTTACTCCCCAAATATGCAAGGTTCTGTACAGGATGCAAaactcagggttttgttttttttttgaatacaTTTTTTCTTTAGGAACATACTCAGccatattcacgaaggctttcatgtccgggacctaatggttgttgtgggtttttcgggctctttggccgtgttctgaaggttgttcttcctgacgtttcgccagtctctgtggccatgggcatcttcagaggattggagtaggaactctgtccaatCTCTGCAccaacagaacatggacagagttcctactccagtcctctgaagatgccggccacagagactggcgaaacattagaacaaccttcagaacacggccaaagagcccgaaaaacccacaaccatacTCAGCCGTGTTTATCCTTCTGCTCACCCCATCACTGATCTCCTTTCCAAAGTCAAAACTGGACGACAACTGAGTGCTAGTAATTAGTGAGCCAAAATTACTGTCCTTGCAAATAGTGATTTACTGGAGCCGTTGGTTCCAGAAACAGACAGGTAAAAACAGCTGAAAAGCATACATACCCAGTAAGTTCTCAGCCAATGTTGTTTTCAGCCAATGGGCAGCTCGCCTCCTGCAAACGGAAAAAAGAGAGTAAGTCCCCCTCAGAACTgtgcaaaaatcaaaacaaaactttGACAGAAATATTTGCATGCAATTGAAacacttcaggaaaaaaaagaaaacatgcaacTTAACACCTAAAGACTGGAAATTTCAATATAGTGaacagcaatactgggccattaaAGGGCTGTGGATTTACTTGAATTAATTGAGCAGATTTTGTTGGCAAACAGAGAGGACTGGctacatccatttttaaaatatatatttaaagtctgattctttctgttttttttttttttgcccaaagtTACGGTTTGTTGTATTGACAAAAGGGCACAAGGATTAAAACATTATCACTAATTTATGCAAAAGCAAGTGGATGTATTTTAAGTTATCTATTTTTaaaccatctttttttttaaaaaaaacaaaaatttttACATGAAAATTAACACGTGAAGAACTTCTTcagtaataatagtaattaaaaaaagagtttatgCAAGTTGCTGTCACAGTTTATGTAAAAAAGAAATGTGCTATTAAAATTAGACATTTAGGTTACCTTTTTGAGTTTTTCGGTGCATGTTAGCTTTACATCCTGAATTCTCCTGCGAtaacttttcctttaaaagggggTTTTTTGGGCGATCTTTTCATCAAGCAAGACATTAAACCCTGAAAGCTGACTCCAAACCGTTGCGGAAAATTcagttatttacattttttttaaaataacaatctaAACATACAaccttttttgtgttgttgtttttttggcttttaaaaggatttttcctCGATCATGCAGGAACAgtggactttttctttttttttcacccccAAGCAGTTTTTATCCCAGCAAATATCCAATTTTAAAATTCTGCCAACTAGGGAGATTACAAACAACGCCTCCCCCCCAAACTGGACGTAAAGGCATCTGTTATTACGCCAGGCTTCAGAACAGCGATTCAGCTGTGCAGCCTGCGGTGATTTGCACCTTCCTTCCGGGCAGGAAACCTTGTCCTCTCTTTTTcaatctctctttccccctcggAGGCCACAAATCGCTAACAGGGGGAATTACGTGGACAGGCTGGCTGTTTGCAAAGCTGTACTATGTGCCTTCTTTAATGGCTCTTGCGAAGAATCTGCCGGCAACCTGCGTAAGCCACCGCTTGTGCTCTGAAATTGCTCTGGAACCCAGGCAGTCATCTCGAGAGAAGCAAAATCTGCAGCCACATAACAAGGAAGGTTACgtttctatttgtttttttttctttttaaaaaaaggcttttgaaGATTCTAGGAAAAGCGCACTACGCTAATTTGACAAAGCAACGCCTACTTTTGGATCAACCCTGTCCGCCTCTCTCCGGAGAGGGTGCAATCCATGGGGCACATTCCTTACACAAGTGTATCGCCAAAGGGAAACGGGGGCTTGTTAAAGAATGTCGCCGTGTCCTTTTGAGATCAGCAGCAGCTCCAGAGGCGCAGGCATAAAAGCAGCTGCCTGGAGGGGCTCGAGATTAAAAAGCCAGCCGATGGGTCTCAACAGCTTGGCAAAACGGACCACTGGTATAACCGCTGCCTTGCAAAGCCCAGTTTCTGGCACCACTGCTCAACTTCCAGGGGGTGAAAAACAATTTTGTATTAAAACTTAAGCTCACTCGGCtcagtagttttaaaaaaaattggaacacaCCATTTTAAACAACACCTTGGATTttagttgtctttttttaaaaaaaaatatatatatatatataaaataaaatacaaaccatGTACTTTAgcattaatttaaatttattaaaaGAGGAAAATCTATTTTTACTTTTGACCAaaattaggggggaaaaaatcacaattCATCACATTTACTTTGATTAAAAAAGGACTAAACTTTATTGACAAACTGCTGCAGACATCTTGACAATTTTTAGCTACCTATTTAGGCAGGCTTACACATGTAGTAGCATTTTTATCTTCCAAGAACAAAATGGGAGGACCGTGTACAAAGCTAGGTATAAAATAAGCTCTTTCTCCTTGAATTCTCCATTGCAAAGTCCCTTTTTAACATAATGCTAGTGTTGAGACACACAAACATGTCACTGGAATGGCTTAAAAGATTGAGTTTTGCCAATTTGGAGCCTGACTGACTTAGGCACTGCAAACACTCAAGTGTTCAGCTCTtcctttgagagagagaggggaaaaaaagacacaaTGCACAGCTATTTGTTTAATACTTCCTAATATCAAAACACTGGGCAGTTAAGAGCaatataaaaaaattacagcGCAGTTAGATGTCCACTTCTCTTAAAAGTTCTTCATGCAGAATTAAACTAAGAATACCTTTTACGGGGAAAACCTCCACCACTAGCATCTCAACACTGGGGGGGCTAGATTTCAAAACTCAAATGGTTAGAGAGCCATTGTTACaaacctacttttttttaaaaaaagaaaaaacaaaaaaggaaaattgatggaagaaaagaaacatagtttAAAAGTGTTAAGGAGGCTTCCTTTCTATGAACGTTTAAACTTACGATTAACcaagaaatctgctttt
It encodes the following:
- the TMEM39B gene encoding transmembrane protein 39B yields the protein MAGGRRGPNRTSYCRNPLCEAGAAGGAGHSTSTSVTGVRSRTRSGSGTGLSSPPLATQTVVPLQHCKIPELPVERSILFELQLFFCHLIALFVHYINIYKTVWWYPPSHPPSHTSLNFHLIDCNVLAVTTAVLARRLIGAIVKEVKEASHTGQVSLPRSILLVLTSFAVLTGVVWSLSRSIHLFRTYSLLNLLFLCYPFGMYVPFLQLDCDFRKAGLFSPVASLGPRETGEGGTRGKDYLSVLKETWKQHTRPLYGMEAMPTHACCLSPDLIRNEVEYLKMDFNCRMKEVLVSSMLSAYYVAFVPVWFVKNTQYYDKRWSCELFLLVSISTSVILTQHLLPARYCDLLHKAAAHLGCWQKVDPALCSNVLQHQWTEECMWPQGVLVKHSRNVYKAVGHYNVAVPSDVSHFRFHFFFSKPLRILNILILLEGGVIVYQLYSLIVSEKWHQTISLALILFSNYYAFFKLLRDRLVLGKAYSYSAARETDPKAN